The genomic stretch GTTGATCAAGAAAAACAATTTATTGAAATTAAACCGCACAGTATTAGTAATCAAAAATTTTCACTAATCAAGTTTAAAAACACTCTTGGTGATTTGTATTTTTTTGCCCATCAAGCATTGATTTATAGTCTTGAGGATAGCTTAATTATTAAACTTTTTTATCCTCTACAGTTTTATCGTAGTAATAAAAAAATCTATCTTTCACAAAGGAAAAAGCAAGAAAAGCTAAAAAATAATTTTTTTGAAAACCTAAAAAAATCAACACTTCTTGATGTTCAAATGAGTTTGCAAAATTATAAGGAAATCATGAGCCACAAACTCAAATTTAATGAAAATAAGTTAAAAGAATTATTTTTTTTAGTAGAAACTGAGGTTGCCTATGAATAAAAAAAGAAAAATATTTTTACCTTTAGTTTTGGTTACTAGTCCAATTTTATTGCCAACACTTTTTATTTCACAAAGCCCAACTACAAATACTGGCACACAAAACAACAATGCCAATTCTGCAAATACCCAAAATCAAAGCTCAAACCCAGATAGTCCAAAACCGATTAATCAACAAGAATTAGAACAAAATAAAGCTTTTTGAGAAAAAAATAGATTGACCTATATTAGTCGTTTTATTGAAAAAGTTAAAAAAGATATTGATGTCAAACTCGAAGATATCAAATCTAAAACTCGTGATAATCTTGAGGAAAGACTCTCACAAAGTTTTTTTTGATTGCAACTCAAACACTATTTTATTAGTAATGAGACAGCAATCCAAAACGATCCAGTCAGCTTAGGTCTTAACTTGTTAACCCCTTATATTTTTTCTAATAATATCAATTTAAAAAAAGGTGATGTCAAATTTGGTGATCAAGATTTTTCTGGCATTGAGTGAGCTACCTCGACAAATAGTGACTATTCTAAATTAAACAATGTCAGCATTACTAAAAGTGAAGATAGCTTCAACACACTAAAAGGTGAAGATTTAAAAAAACGACTTGATACATATTTTCAAGGTTTAGAATCAGGGTATAAACAATATTTATTCAAAGAAGATGAATTTCCTAAATATAAAGAGAATTTCACCTTAAACTTAGATCAAAGTGGTGCTTCTGTAGATTTAGTGCTCACTTCGCCACCTAAAGGCAAAGAAGGCATTAGCTCTTGAGATCAGTGGATTAAAAATTACTTTAGTCAACAATCCTTGCTTTTAGATTTGAGTCTAAATCAACTTCCTAATCCTACTAGTCAACAAAGTCCACAACAGCAAATTGACCTTGCTATTAGACAACTCAATCAAGCTAATCCACCAGATGTGAGCCAAAAACCAGAATTTGAAATTAGAATCGCCCCTGATTTACCACCGATTTTAAATCCAAATTGAATTGGACTTAGCAACTCAGATATTATCGCTTCTTTTAATTCTGAAGATAAAGAAAATGTTTTCTTTTTCTTAAACCCAATTAATTCACGTTTTAAATATAATGTAACTGAATTATCGCAGGTAGGCAATGATTTAGAAGCTACTGTGCAAATCGAAGATTTTGTTGCCAAATCAAGATCTGGTGCTAATCAATCTAGTTATCAAAAAAGCTATAAAAGTAAAATTTATAATGACTTTCCAACAAATGCTAGTGATGAGCTCAAAAGCGCAATTACCACTAATTTATTTTACTCAAATCAAGGTGTGGCAAATATTATTGATCAATTTTTTAGTACTATTAATGTCAAAGGTGATTTTAGCTTAGATCAAATTAAATATTTTGCTCCTGGTTCACAAAATCTAATTTACAATTTTTTCTTTTTGATTACCAAGGTTTTTTATAACAAAGATTTCCTTGATGCCCAAAAGCAGCTAGCACAAAATTATATAGGATCTGCAAAAGAAAAAGTTTACCAAGCTAGCGAATATCAATTTATCGAATATCTCAAAAAATCAGAAATTGATAACAATAAAGCATGAGATTATTATTACTTAATTTATCTAATCAATTTAACTTTCCTCCAAAGTGCTCTAAATCCTGCTGATCAAGGTGAGCAAGCTGAGTCTCAAAGTGAGCAAATTGCAAACACACTTTTACAACTTAATACATCTAAAGAGGAATTAGACAAAATTTTTAACCAATCTCGACAAAATAGTTTGTTGTTTCACCAACTAAGTTATAGAAATTATCCAAATGTCAAAAAACAGTTTGATGCAATGGTAGAATTGGCTAAAAAACTCAATATGGAAAGTCAAATTTTAGGTCAAGTTGCCTTCATTAATAAAGATGGAGGACAAGCTAATGGTCAAAATGCTGAAACTCAAGATAACAAAGTTGCCAATTTTTCTTCAATAATTGAAGAATATCGTCAAGGGCAAAAACAAGATCAAATTAAGAATTTTAGTCTCTATTTTGGTTTGGCAATCTTGCTATTGGTATTAAATGCTATTTTAGTTTCAATATTAAAAATCTTTTATAAAAAAGGAAAAAGGAGTAAATAATGACACCAAAAGTCGTCTCAATCTTAGATTATGTGCTTTTAGCTAAAGGTCAATACCCATGAAAAGAGCAACAATTTTTCTATATTAAAAATAAACCAAATATTCAAGCAGTAGTTATTCAAGCACAACAAGATCAAGCTTATTTACTTTTTAACAATCAAAAAGGTAGTGTTGACATTAATGATGAGCTAGTTGAATTAAATGATTTTGATAAAGTTAAAACATCAGAAGAATTTTTTGGCACCATTGTTGATTTTAGTGGTACAATTATCGAGCCTGCCAATCAAAAAGTGTTGAATTTCCTACCACATAGATCAAGCGCTTTTGCAACAGCGGCCTCAATTTTAGGTCGGAAAAACTTGGATACACAATTGTATACAGGAATTTTATCAATTGACTTATTCAACCCAATTGGCCTTGGTCAACGTGAGCTCATCGTTGGTGACCGTCAAACCGGAAAAACTCATATTGGAATTAATGCCATTATCAATCAGAGAGATACAAATATCAAGTGTATTTATGTCTCTGTTGGTCAAAAAAGACAAAATTTAAGCTTTGTTTTAAAAGCACTTCGTGAAAATAATGCTCTTGATAATACCATTATTTTCCATGCTCCTTCTACTAGTCCTTTTGAACAATATTTAATACCTTATTTTGCTATGGCACATGCTGAAAATCTAAGTTATGATAGTGATGTGCTTATTGTTTTTGATGATTTATCAAAACATGCCTCTGTCTATCGTGAAGTAGCACTTTTAACTAATCAGCCAATTGGAAAAGAAGCTTTCCCTAGTGATATTTTCTATACACATTCAAAATTACTTGAGCGCTCAGGAAAGTTTGTAGGACGCCACTCTATTACTGCTTTGCCAATTTTACAAACTGTCGATGATGATATCACTTCGCTTATTTCTTCAAACGTAATTTCAATTACTGATGGGCAAATTATTACCTCTAGTGCACTTTTTGCTGAAGGTAAAATTCCAGCAGTTAACATTGGTTTATCTGTTTCTAGAACAGGATCTTCTGTGCAAGCAAAAAATGTCCGTGATGTATCCAAAGAAATTAGCTCAATTTATTATAACTATCAAAAACAAATTAAATTATCTAAATTAGACTATGATTTAAACCAACAAACCTCTGATTTGCTATTTAAAGGTAGTCAAATTGAACAATTTTTATTGCAAAAAGGTTATAGTTTTTATTCACCAAAAGTGGTTCTAATGGGAATCAAAATTATTTCTTGAGGTCTTTTAAAAAATATTAGTGAGCCTTCAAGAGTTGTTGATTTTATTTACACTTTAATTGAAGTCGACCCTTTTGCAAAACGTATTTATCAAAAATACAATGATAATCAATTTGTTGATGACAAACTAGCTCGCAACTATTTTGCAACAGCTGTTAACCAATTTTTAAAAGTAAATAATTCAAAAGAAAGATTGGAAATTGAATTAGAATTTCCAGAGATTAGTGAAAAAATTATTTCTACAAGTATTGCTAAATTGAAAAAAGAAGGGATTGGTGCAAGATAATGCAAGGTATTGTTAGTCAAATTTGAACAAATGTTGTCGAAGTTTATTTTGAGTCACATTTTGCTAGTAAAATTCAACTCGAACAACGTCTTACTATGCATGAAGGTAAGACCACTTTGGTAATTAAAAAAATTCTTGATAACAATCGTGTTCGTGCTATTGTTATCTATAAAAATCAAGCAATTGCAATTGGAGATCCAGTTGTTAATACATTAAATTTTTTACAAGTACCAGTTGGTGGATTTGCTAAAAATCAAGTCTATAATATTTTAGGTCAAAGCATTAATGACAATGAATTAGTAGCTAAGACTGTTGATATTAATTCAACTATTAATATTTCTAAGCAAAAATTTGACCTTGAGCATAAAATTTTAGAAACTGGAATTAAAGCTCTTGACTTTTTTGTGCCAATTTTTGAAGGTTACAAGATTGGAATTTTTGGTGGAGCTGGTGTTGGAAAAACTGTTTTAATGAAAGAAATTATTTTCAATGTTTCCAAACAAAAAGAAAAGGTTTCTTCAATTTTTGTTGGCTCTGGTGAACGTAGTCGTGAAGGACTTGAGCTTTATCAAGAACTAGTCGAGTCTGATTTGATGAGCAAATCTACTATGTTTGTTGCACAGATGAATGAGACTCCTGGAGCTCGTTCTATGATTGTTCCAGTTGGTATCACATGTGCAGAATATGCTCGTGATGTCCAAAAAGAAGATGTTTTACTCTTTATTGACAACATTTATCGTTTTATTCAAGCAACTAATGAGGTCTCCTCTGCGCTTGAGAAAAATATTTCCATTGGTGGTTACCATGCAACTTTAGATAGTGATGTCTCTTTTATTCAAGATCGTTTATTTAAAAACGAAAATGGTTCCATTACTTCTTTCCAAACAGTTTTTCTACCAATGGATGACCTCTCTGATCCAGCAGCGATTTCCCTTTTTAGTCACTTAGATAGCTCCTTTGTGCTCTCACGTGATAAAATGTCAAGAAATATTTTCCCAGCTTTTGACCCACTTTTATCTTCATCTAATTCTGTTAGTGCCAACATTATTGGTGAGAAACACTTTAATGCCATTATTGGTGCTAAAAGTATTATGAAAAAATACAAGGATCTCGAAGATGTTATTCTAATTTTAGGATTTGATGAATTAGATCAAGAAAGCAAAATTATTGTTCGTAAAGCGCTACAATTGGAAAACTTTTTTACACAAAACTTTTTCATGGCAGAATCCTTTACTAAAGAAAAAGGAGTTTATGTGCCACTTGCCAAAACTATTGATTCAGTAATTCGCATCATCAACGGTGAATTTTTAGATGTCTCACCAGAAGAGTTTGCTTTTATTGGCTCAGTTGATGATATTGTTGCTAAAAATAAACAAGTTAATAAAAAATAATTTATAATTTTAAAAGGAGTGGAGTTATTATGAAATTTCATCTTAGTAAGAGAAGAAAAGTATTAATTGGTATTGTAGCTTCTTCGCTAGTTGCAGCTACCTCATTAGTTGCTAGTCAAAACCCTTATAGTAATGGTTTGGGTAACATTTTACATGTATCTTATATTTCAAGTGCTCCTTCATCAATTTTAAAAAATCAACCAAATGAACAAGATTTTAACTCACCAGTTACTAATTCTGAATTTGTTCCAGAACCACCAAAGCCACTTGAGCCTGAAAAAGTTGTCAAAGTTGACCAAATTATTAGAGAATCAAAACCACTTGAGCCTAAAAAAGTTGTCAAATCTGACCCAACTGTTAGACAACCAAAGCCTGAAGTTAAAGCAAAAGTTGTGACCCAAGTCAAACCAGAAGTAAAACCAGAGGTTAAAGAAATTGAGGCACCAAAGTCTAGTGAACAAATTCAAGTTGCCAAGGTTGAGCCAAGCTCTGAAAGTGATCTCAATGTTGATTTAAAAGCTCCAGCCGCCAGCTCAACAAGTGTGCCTACAACACTAGTTCCGGTTCCTTTGCAAGAAATTACAGCATTTACAACAGTAGAACCAAATTTATCAAGAGCGCGCAATTCTAGTGGAGATGCCAAAGTGCAACAAGCGCTTACTAATTATGCAATTGCTGTGGCTAATAAAATTAATGAAATTCAAAAGCGAATTAACTATTTAGAACAAGAAGTGCGTGAAATTCAACGTTCTTACAACGAAGATTTTGACAAACCACATATTAATATTCGCAAAGTTGGTCTTGAATTTTGAAAAGAAATTTACCAAAGAAGTGTTGATTTACCAAAATATAATCTCGAACGTGAAAAAAATTATTTAAAAGTTTTACAAGAGTTGCAAGCTAATCCCAAAACCTCATTAACTGCTGAAGAACTCAAATCTCTACGTCAAGGACTACTACCAACATTGACAGACCCAAATGTTTGAGGTTATGAAGATGAGTCAAAAAACCCAGTTTTAAACCATTTAAAAGGAAACAACAAAAAAAGACTTTTAAACATTCCTAGCTGATATTCTCGTAGTCCACATGGAATTGCAACCTTACAATACGATGGTTGAGATCGTAGCAACATTAGTGGTAATTTTTCTTCAGAGATTAACTCTTCTGGTGTCAGCGGTGATTCCATTCAAGTCTTTGAATACAAACCTAATGCCCAAAATGAAGATAAATCACGTCAGCCACTCAAAGTTATTGTTTTAAATGCAGATGACAACAATGCTTTTGAAAAATTTAGAGAAATTTTAGACAAAGTTATTAAAAAAGACAATGGTGTCAAAGCAGTTGTGCTTAGAAACGTTGGTCTGAAAAATTCCTTACAAAATGTTGAATTAATTTTAAAAAACTTACCAAATTCTATTGAAAAATTAACACTCTTTTTAGAAAATCAGAGTGCTACTTATGGTCTTGGTAGTCTTCGTGGTCATAAATTAAAAGAGCTTGAGCTCTACACAAGTGCTAATTCAGTTGCAAGTAATTGAGGTATTAATCCAAATGCACTAAAAGATGTTGATTTTATTAGTTTTGACTATAATAATCAAGCAACTTTTGCTAAAAACCCAGGCGAACAAATTCCTGGATCAATCATTTTTGATACCCTTCGTTGAGATAAAGGTGATAACATTAATACAGTTAATGAAGGTTTAAAAATTGTCTTTGACAGCAAAATTAACCAAAGAGTCTTCCAAGGTTCTTTTGGTGGCAAAGGTGGATACCCAACTGGACTAGATTTTTCAAACACTGATGTTAAAAGCTTAAAAGGTATTAATTTTTCTGAATTAGATAGCTCATTTAATGCTCGTTTACAAAATTGAGAAAGTGATCCTTTTGCTAAAGAGAATTTTCAAGGTTTTAAGAAAATCTTGTTTAAAAACCTTACTTTTGGGGCAACCCTAGTTGGAAATCAACCTTCTTTTGTAGCTAAAATGGAAGACTTTGATCAAGCTCAATTTTCATCACGGCTTACACTTAATGAGCCAGGTGGAGCTTCCATTTATATCAAACATAATTCACAAAATGTCTTTAATGTGCCAATTTATTTAACTGGAAATGCCACCGGAGATTCAGTTTCTCAACTAGCTACATTTATCAGTGCTGGAAGAAGAGTTGGAACTTTTGGTACAAATAGTCGAATCTATGCTGATAGTCAAGAGTTAGCTTCAAAATTATCATCAGTTGGCTTAAGTGTTGAAGTCAAAACACAATCTCAAGCTGGCTCTGAATCAACTGAACTATTATCATAATTAGTAAAGGGTTTAAAATATCATGAAAATTAAAAAAATATTAATAGGTTTAGCTTTTGCTCCAGTTTTTGCTTTAGTAGCTTGTGGTGTACAACAAAAAGTTGGAGATAAAAAACCAACTACTCCGACAAATAATGATCAAACCACTACACAATTAGCAGATCCAAAAAGAAGCCAAAAAGAAGCATTAAATCAAAAAATTACTAATTTAAGTAATGGGTTTTTTTCATCTGAGGCTAACAAAGAAAAAATTGAAAAATTTATTTTTGATTTAAATAAAATTGTTGATGAAGATATTGCCAAAATTACCTCAGATGAACAAAAACAACAGCAATTAAGACAACAAATTAAAGATAGTGTTGGTGCTTTTGAATCTTTAGCAAAAACTTCTAATTATACTTTTGGTGAGCGCAAACAACTTTTTGAACAAATTGTAAATACAATTAAAGCAAATATTTTAGAATTTGATAAACCTCAACCTCCAAGACCGGTTGATCCTCCTGGTGGTCAACAAAGAAGAGAACCAACTGAACAAGAGCTAAAAGAGTTTGATAAATTTCGCTCACAAGTAGCACCTAGAGGCCAAAACGTTACTCGTGTAGATAAAAAAACAAACCTACGTATTGTTGAAGATCAATACGAACATGATAGACCCAAAAATGAACAAGAATATTACGCTTTAGTTCAAGGTGGAGACCAAGCTATTATTAACAGACCGCCTGAACAAGGGTTAGCAAAAAGACCAACTAGTTTTGTAAAACCTGCAGATAATATTTTAAAAATACTCAACGAAAAAGCGAGAGCAGCTGGCCAACCATTGTATGAAAATGCGCAAGAGCGAACATTTTCATTGCCAACTTTTGATGCATCTGGAAACCCAAATGGACTTCACATCAATAATTATGAACAAGGATTTACCTCACCAGCATTTTGAGGAGATACTTTATCACAAGGTGGTCCAGGTCGTGTAGGATTACCAAGAATTTTAGCAAATGATCAATATAAAAAGCTTTCTAAAGCTGTTGTTTCATTGCAAATTACCAATGGTAAAGTTGACAAAGATTCACCTCGAAAAGCTGGTAAAGAAGTCTTACATTTAAGTCAATCTTCTTATGGAACAGCACAAATTATTGACTATAAATTAGAAGATGGTGTCAAATATCCTCTTACTTGATATTTTTTAACTAATGCTCACGTTGCTAATAGTCTACGTTTACATGGTGATAGTAATGAAAATGATACAAGCAAAGCTTACGGAAGAGATTTTTCAAACTATAACACAAACGATTTAGCTAGCAATACATGATCTATTGCTCTTCGTAAACTAAAACAAGATCAAATCCCACTTAAATCAAGAATTCAAGTTAGTGGAACAGCAGAAGGACAAAAAAACTATTCTACCGTTTCAGTTAGAGTTAAAGAAAAAGATGGTGACATCTACAACAATGGTCAAGATAAAGAAAATAATAAGTGAATTGGTCAAAAACCAACTAAACAATTAAATGTGCGCACCATTGTTATTGGAACTGATACTCTTAAATCTAGTCCAAAAGATTTTAGTAAGCAAGAAAACTTTAAAGATTTCCAAGAAGTGCTCGATTATGCAATTATTGAAGTAACTTTTGATAATGAAGCTGATGCCAAAGCAATCACTCAGGATTATTATAATGATAGCAGCCAACACTTCAAAGTTAGTGATACCAATCTATTAAATGAGCAAAATTATAAAAAATTCCAAACTTTAAACATCTATGGACTAGGTTTTCCAAATTCTAAAGGTGAGTTAAATCTCACTCTAAATGAATTTGATAATAAAGAAGAATATGAAGCTCGAAATTCATCAGTTTCACTTTATACAAATAAAAACTTTAGTTTATATAAAAATACTGAACCTGAAAACCTATTATACAAAGATGGGGGTGATCTTTCCTGAAGTCGTTCTTACCGTTCATTTATAAATTTACCAGGATTAACTGACCTATTTATTTCTACCCCTGTTTTATCAGATAGTCTATTTAAAGTCTCTAAATTTGAAGATGGAGAGTTTAAAAGTACACCTTATTTAATGGCAGGACAAGCAACATTGCTTGATAACTTTTCAGTTCCTGGTGGAGGTAGTGGATCACCAGTTAAATTAGGAGATAATTCAGCTTATTCAATTTTATTTGCCTCAGATGCTCGTGCTTCAGCAGGTCTTACCCTTAATTTACGTTCTTATGGCTATGATTATAAAGGTTATTATGGTAAATATAAATTAGCACAATACGATGTCATCTATGGATCAGACAACCAAAGAAAATCTTACTGGGATGCAATGAATCAGCTTTATAAATCTGATAGTAAATTTAAAACCAACTTGTTTAAAAATGGTTTCGCAGATGACACAAAAGTAGATGTTTTTAAAACAAGTGAGTTAACCAAAAATTAGCTAAAAACTAAAAAAGTCTTTAAAAATAAAGGGAGTAGGTGCAAAACTTATGAAAGTCTTGAAAATAAGTAAAAGAAAACAAATCATTTTAGGTCTTTCAACAATAGTGGTTGTTGTCCCTGTTGCAACTTCGCTAGGAATCAATAATAATTTTGTTAGCTTAGGTGTTAATCAAATTATTTATTCAACACAAGCGCCATCAACTATTGAAAAAAATGCTCAAGATGCCAATGATAAAAGCTTTGTAAGTCCAGTGGCTAATGCCAAACCACAACCAAAAAATGAGGTTTTAGAAAATACAAATAAAAGCGATATAATTGTTGATCAACCAGAAGAAAAACCAACACCTGTTGCACCTGTTGAGACTCCTAAAAGTGAACAAATCGCTTCTAATCCTCCAACTAATTCAAAAGCAGAAACTACTACAAAAGGCGATGGTTTATCAGCATTAATAAGTAGAGCTTTGAACAATATTCAAAGCGCAGTTAACTCTGAAATTAAAAAAACTGAAGAGCGAATTGCCCAACTTCAAAGTCAAGTTGATGAAATCAACCGTTATTATACTGATGAACATTTTAATGATCCGCAATATAATCCAGCTAAATTATCTAAAATTGATTGAGATAATCTCAAAATTACTTTGCTTCGTACCAAATTGTGTTCAAACTGTGGAGCAGAATACGATTTGGAACGTGAAAAAGCACAACTTAATGTTCTAAAACAACAGCAAGCTAATCCAAAAACTACATTGACTGCTGAAGAGCTCAAATCTCTGCGTCAAGGTCTTTTGCCTTCTGCTACCAACCCTTATGCTTGAGAATATCTAGATGAGTCAAAAAATCCAACTATCAACCAGCTCAAAAGAGCTGATAATGCCCGTGTTTTAAACACTTCTTCTTATTTTGCAAGAGATTCTAAATCCATCTCTACTCTTCAATATAATGGTTGAGATCGTAGAGATTTAAGCAATCAATTTAGTGGAACAGGTGTTAATGGTACTTCAGTCAAAATTTATGAGTATGCTCCTAACAAAGATAATCAGGATGCTGCAAATCGTGGTCGCTTTAAAGTTATTGTTTTAGATGCAGATGATAATAATGCTTTTGAAGATTTTCAAAATATTTTAGCAAGAGCAATAAAGCAAGACTCTAAAATTGAAGGTGTTGTTATTCAAAATATTGGTGCTAAAAATAGCTTCCAAAATGTTGATAAAATTTTACAAGCTATTCCAAGCTCAATTATCAAATTGACACTATTTTTAGACAACTATCAAGCTACCAACCATTTAAGAGCATTAGAAAATCTTAAATTAAGAGAACTAGAATTATATACTAACAGCAATGTTGTCTCTGACAATTGAGCAATTAATCCAAATGCACTTAAAAATGTTGATTATATAAGCTTTGATTATCAAAATAATAATGATAATGTAATTAGAAACGCAGGTGAAAAACTTCCCGGTTCAATAATCTTTAAAATCCTTCGTTGAGATAAAAATGATACAATTGCACAAGTAAATGAAGGTCTAAACATTGTTTTTGATAGTAAAGTTAATCAAAGAGTTTTCCAAGGAAACTCAGGTGGTAAAGGTGGATATCCTATCAATTTAGATTTTTCTAGCACTGAACACATCAAAAGTTTTAAAGGCATTGATTTTGCTAAATTAGATAAGGTTTTTGATGAAAAAATCCGTAATTGACCTGATGATCCTTTTGCAGCAGAAAATTATTTAGGTTTTAAAAATATTAAGTTCAAAGATGTTACTTTCCAAGGATCAATAGTAAATGGTGAAAAAGCTTTTAGTGCCAAATTATCTGACTTTGACCAAGGACAATTAAGACAAAGATTAATTTTTGGCGAACCAAGCTTCCCGCCAGGTCCTAATATTTATATTCAAAAAGATGGCGAGCAATATTTTGGTATCCCAATGTATTTAAGCGGTGTTTCTCTCACTGGTGATGCAAAAGAACAAATTGGTGCTTTTATAGAAGCGGCTAATCGAGGTGGTCAACAAAAAATTACTGCAATTTATGTAGATAATGAACAAGTTAGAAGTCAATTGGGAAGCTTTGTAGGCACCGCTGTTGTTAGAGTTAATAATCCAAATCAGTCTTCTTCAAATAGTGATAACTCAAATAATTTAGATTTAGCTACCTAAATGAAAAAAATTTTCTGATTTTTGCTTTTATCTAGTTCCGCTTTAATAACAGTTGTATCTTGTCAACAAAATGATCAAAAACCTATAAAAATAAAGACAATCAACCAAAAATTACCTGCAGATCAACAAACAATTAATAATAAAGTTGATAACAAAGTTGTTGATTTGAAAACCTTAAATTTAGAAATTGATAAATTAA from Mesomycoplasma conjunctivae encodes the following:
- the mip gene encoding Ig-specific serine endopeptidase MIP — protein: MKIKKILIGLAFAPVFALVACGVQQKVGDKKPTTPTNNDQTTTQLADPKRSQKEALNQKITNLSNGFFSSEANKEKIEKFIFDLNKIVDEDIAKITSDEQKQQQLRQQIKDSVGAFESLAKTSNYTFGERKQLFEQIVNTIKANILEFDKPQPPRPVDPPGGQQRREPTEQELKEFDKFRSQVAPRGQNVTRVDKKTNLRIVEDQYEHDRPKNEQEYYALVQGGDQAIINRPPEQGLAKRPTSFVKPADNILKILNEKARAAGQPLYENAQERTFSLPTFDASGNPNGLHINNYEQGFTSPAFWGDTLSQGGPGRVGLPRILANDQYKKLSKAVVSLQITNGKVDKDSPRKAGKEVLHLSQSSYGTAQIIDYKLEDGVKYPLTWYFLTNAHVANSLRLHGDSNENDTSKAYGRDFSNYNTNDLASNTWSIALRKLKQDQIPLKSRIQVSGTAEGQKNYSTVSVRVKEKDGDIYNNGQDKENNKWIGQKPTKQLNVRTIVIGTDTLKSSPKDFSKQENFKDFQEVLDYAIIEVTFDNEADAKAITQDYYNDSSQHFKVSDTNLLNEQNYKKFQTLNIYGLGFPNSKGELNLTLNEFDNKEEYEARNSSVSLYTNKNFSLYKNTEPENLLYKDGGDLSWSRSYRSFINLPGLTDLFISTPVLSDSLFKVSKFEDGEFKSTPYLMAGQATLLDNFSVPGGGSGSPVKLGDNSAYSILFASDARASAGLTLNLRSYGYDYKGYYGKYKLAQYDVIYGSDNQRKSYWDAMNQLYKSDSKFKTNLFKNGFADDTKVDVFKTSELTKN
- a CDS encoding putative immunoglobulin-blocking virulence protein; the protein is MKVLKISKRKQIILGLSTIVVVVPVATSLGINNNFVSLGVNQIIYSTQAPSTIEKNAQDANDKSFVSPVANAKPQPKNEVLENTNKSDIIVDQPEEKPTPVAPVETPKSEQIASNPPTNSKAETTTKGDGLSALISRALNNIQSAVNSEIKKTEERIAQLQSQVDEINRYYTDEHFNDPQYNPAKLSKIDWDNLKITLLRTKLCSNCGAEYDLEREKAQLNVLKQQQANPKTTLTAEELKSLRQGLLPSATNPYAWEYLDESKNPTINQLKRADNARVLNTSSYFARDSKSISTLQYNGWDRRDLSNQFSGTGVNGTSVKIYEYAPNKDNQDAANRGRFKVIVLDADDNNAFEDFQNILARAIKQDSKIEGVVIQNIGAKNSFQNVDKILQAIPSSIIKLTLFLDNYQATNHLRALENLKLRELELYTNSNVVSDNWAINPNALKNVDYISFDYQNNNDNVIRNAGEKLPGSIIFKILRWDKNDTIAQVNEGLNIVFDSKVNQRVFQGNSGGKGGYPINLDFSSTEHIKSFKGIDFAKLDKVFDEKIRNWPDDPFAAENYLGFKNIKFKDVTFQGSIVNGEKAFSAKLSDFDQGQLRQRLIFGEPSFPPGPNIYIQKDGEQYFGIPMYLSGVSLTGDAKEQIGAFIEAANRGGQQKITAIYVDNEQVRSQLGSFVGTAVVRVNNPNQSSSNSDNSNNLDLAT